In Aedes albopictus strain Foshan chromosome 3, AalbF5, whole genome shotgun sequence, the genomic window cgacccacctccactttcgctcccgaatttctgtcgctatcggctttttgatgacatcgacgatggagctccacgttggagatccaattgtgaggccaccatgcacgaattatataccgcaggcatctattgatgaagacctgcagccgttgtttgttttccactgatacacaccaggtttcactggcgtatagcagcacagatttcacgttcaagttgaaaatttggattttggtgcgtcggttggtttgtttttccatacatttcttaaactcgcaaaagcagccctcgccttcttgatccgtgcacctatgtcgatcttggtgccgcctgtggccgccatttggctaccaagatattggaagctttcaacattctccactgattgcccaactaccgtaaagctggaagggttgacctgtatacattcaacgatttggtcttgttgacgctgatgataagacctgccgctgaggagcgattggcaagatcatcgagcttgctctgcatatcagagcaccgttgagctaggagagcaacgtcatcagccagttcgaagtcatttaggtgctccaaggTAATGGATTGCCAcaacaatccacgatttggttcacggtcaatcgcaccaaccaagatctcgtcgattacgatgaggaacagtagcggtgatagtatacatccttgaatcactccagcaacgacccggctgGGATCGGACAAAAAACCGTTGTACAGTactttgcacgaaaatgccctgtactgtgcttcaataaggccgataattttctcagggaaacccttgcgcctgagggcttcccacatgtttccgtgattgagacagtcgaaagctttttcgtaatccatgaccaccaggtagagagactcttggaattcattgatttgctccagatcgatacggagcgtgacaatatggtccacacaggatcgtccggcacggaatcctgcttgctgccgtcggagagttgcgccaatcttctcctgtgaaatgtcgcggtttcccataggcagcctatttattgcacccatgaaCAAACAGAAACGATCcataaaatcaaaaagcgctccataaagaatgaacatatgttccatgaaaatgtgcaatgtcacCCATAAATaatttgttcggcaatgaacacaagagttTAAGGCGTAGAACACTGGActgtattggggggggggggggggttataaCACGGCAGAAGAGAGAACGGGGAATTTCGGACCGCGAGGGAAAAATCACTTTCACTACACTTAACACTTTATTTCTCTCTTTGCTTACTATTTATACTTTGATAATTTCACTTTACACTTCGCGTTGTTCGAGCCACGCGAACGCTCGTAACTATTCCACTGTTTGAATTCAACTGACTTGCGACCGCGAACGAGTCGCATATATATACCCAAAATCTAACGTACCAGAACCACGTGgaaggttctacgcgcgcgtagaacccacgcgacgtgtaTGGAACAAATAATCATCAGCACGCTACCTGcagggcgacgacgacgagagtcgatgatgatgatgatggctacgGCGGCGGCGCTCACGGCTGGCTCTCACGGCACTCGctctctcgctgctggtcgctgctgtcccgtcggttcgggtgagtgcgcgtgcttcgtaACGATCTTcgatgacggttccgatgcgatggttggagTGGATTGCGCAGCTTTGGATGCTGCTGCCCTTCttgggagcgtatgttcgcgaacatactcCCGCCCGTTGGAATGCAGTTCCAATTCCACTGGTGTTGGCTGCTGCTGTCCCTCAAATGAAGGCGGTGGCCTTACTGGCGACCGGAAaacttgctcaggattctggatgaAACCGCTTATCCGCCTACCCTTTGGTGGATAATCGTCGATGTTTTTCACTAACTTCCGCACTGGTTGGAAGTCCTTGCCTGGTAAACTGCTTACTAGGGTAGTACATACTGGGATGGCTTTAGAAGGCTTCCTTGTATTCGTACGCTTAACTGGATTCCCCCTGCGTTCGAAGTGCAGCAACGTGTGATGCCTCTTTGAACACTTCTTGCATGACTTGCTACTGGAACACGCTATGCAACGATGGCCCTTTCTTaaacaattaaaacataggttTAGCTGCTTGACTCTGGCATGACGCTGATTCACGGACAGCTTCTGGAACATAGAACACTTGAAGTTTTGATGCTGTCCGGCACAGAAGTCGCACATATACATCGACGACACTAACGCTGCATTTGATGTCTTGGAAGGCACGAGCTTGGATGTAGGCGGCTTCCGGTTGGAGACCTTGGGACTCGGGGATACGATGGATGCACTATTCTCGCATCTCTCCAGAATGACGCATCGTTGTTTTAGAAATTCGATGGTCTGTTCGTAGTCTGGAAGCTCCTTCTGGTCCATTGAAGCTTCCCACAGCTCACGGGTCTGACCATCCAACGCATGACTCAACACGGTCACCACGATCAGCTCTGACATCCCTGAAAGTGGTTGACCGAGCTTGATGAGATTCTCCACATGGCGAGTGCACTCTTCGATGAGACTCCGGAGTTCCTTCGACGATCTCCTTGTCATCTGTTTTAGGTTTAACAGGCCCAGGATGTGAGATTCCAAGATAAGCCGCTTGTTGCCAAATCTCTCCTCTAGGATGTCCCATGCGCGCTGGTAATCGTTGTCCTGCAACGTCTCCAGATCGATCACACCAGCGGCATCTCCTTTCAAGGAGTTCTCGAGGTGGTACAACTTCACGGCATCTGAATCTGATGAACGCTGCATCAGATCCTGGAACATGGCCTTGAAGCGGGGCCATGCTTCATAATGACCATCGAAGGTTGGCAATGGAGCACCAAAGGATTGGGACTGAACGATGATCGGTTGCTGGTTAGTGACACAAGGTGGCTGCTGAGTTGGCGGCACAGTCAACTTCTCGGTACAACTCTCGAGCAGCACGGATACCTCCTCGTACAGGTACATGAACCGCAGGTAGTGCTCATCTTGCTCATCGCGCTTGTCGGCTGAGGACTGGGCAACAATCTCCTGGTGCAACCTGATGAACTCGGCTTTTTCGGTCTCAACACTCCGTTGAAACACTTTAACTTGTGCTGGGGTTGGCTCTCTTTCATCCTCTTCGGCCTGCTTGAGGGTGGTTAGGATTCGGGTCACGTTGCGTTGAGCTAATCCACGGTTGTGGATTAGCGCCCCAAGCTGGTCCTCACACTCGGCAGAATCAGGAACCTTCTTCACCGGTGTCCGTTTGGGTGGCATTCTGATGTAGAATTTCTCACTGGTCAGCAACACAGAATGCGGACAGGAATTCCGCCGCCTTGGTCACAGTGGATGGACGGACTCCGGAATAACGGACTCAAACActatgcgatgtttaaatcaatcACTTATGGGTTGGGAACCGACGCGCTTGTCACAACGGGTGGAGTACTTCACACAATGCCCGGAGCGACGGGAAGGTAGCACTTCGCGACGGCGGATTCACTATGGAACTACGAAAATCGACGCGCTTGTCGGACCGGATGGAATTAGGAACACGTGAATTCCGGAACGACGGATAAAATCACTACGCGACGACGGTTTACACTCGCGGACCGACACGGATACGGACGTTTTCGAAGCCACGTCCACGCTCTTCACTGCACAGCACGTTGTTGAAGCCACGTGCACGCTTCTAAACTACGCACTGCCgcgctgtcgaagccacgcggTACGCTTTTTAAACGACACACTACcgcgttgttcaagccacgcggaacgctttCACACACTACCGGATCcttatccggttcgaaggaccaaattgtgttcggcaatgaacacaagagttTAAGGCGTAGAACACTGGActgtattgggggggggggggttataaCACGGCAGAAGAGAGAACGGGGAATTTCGGACCGCGAGGGAAAAATCACTTTCACTACACTTAACACTTTATTTCTCTCTTTGCTTACTATTTATACTTTGATAATTTCACTTTACACTTCGCGTTGTTCGAGCCACGCGAACGCTCGTAACTATTCCACTGTTTGAATTCAACTGACTTGCGACCGCGAACGAGTCGCATATATATACCCAAAATCTAACGTACCAGAACCACGTGgaaggttctacgcgcgcgtagaacccacgcgacgtgtaTGGAACAAATAATCATCAGCACGCTACCTGcagggcgacgacgacgagagtcgatgatgatgatgatggctacgGCGGCGGCGCTCACGGCTGGCTCTCACGGCACTCGctctctcgctgctggtcgctgctgtcccgtcggttcgggtgagtgcgcgtgcttcgtaACGATCTTcgatgacggttccgatgcgatggttggagTGGATTGCGCAGCTTTGGATGCTGCTGCCCTTCttgggagcgtatgttcgcgaacataaTTAAAAACGTTCCTTActctataaaaaatgtaccggtaaatcaTAAAATTTTCCCATTAAAAGTGAAGTTTTGCACcaataaacaatacaaaaatgctccataataaaatacaaatgctccatagaaaaatgcaaatgctccataaaaaataaatttgtacccatagaaaattgaatattgctccatggaaaaactaaattgcaccataaaaaatttaaattgcaccatagaaaatagacaaatgctccataagtattatcaaactgcaccatagaaaaaatgAATTGTTCCATGAAACATTGAAAATCCtgcatagatagcatattctcataatttaattcgacagggctgaattgcatTACGTTGCGATTCTTGAGTGGTGCAATTagggagaattttcatttttttatggagcaaattatattttatgtggtgcagtttgataatacttatggagcatttctctattttctatggtgcaatttcaattttttatggtgcaatttaatttttctatggagcaatattcaattttctatgggtacaattttatttttttatggagcgtttgtatttttctatggagcatttgtattttattatggagcatttcagtattatttattggtgcaaaatttcacttttaatgagaaaattttatgtttttccggtacattttctataaagtatggaacgttttctattatttatgggtaacattgtatATGTCCATGGAAAATTTGTTCATTCTAAATGGAGCGCTTTTCCATGgagaatttgcaatttgttatggttgcaataaccttttgccgtttcccatatgttgcagaattatTGATGCTATAcctagttgtgcggatactacggggtaagCTTAGATCATCTCAgctgacatacaggggatagacaaaatgatcgggacaggcaaaattttcacctcttaaaaaatgttcaagaagctgtaacttttcgaaaagtgcatcaaatgttctcaaatttttactgtaagttcgtcaactagttgtgtatctgtggtccaaatttgggaaagatcgggccattctccacgaagttaaaaagattcttggaaaagaaaaattatccgatagccaactttgagctgttatatctccggattcaatgaaccgaatgcaatgaaattttgaccatttgttacttatataatgagctatgaaaaaccgttgacttaacttaaaattcttaacacggaagaaagttataacaattagattatttttctattaaaaccccaaattatccaaaacttcaacattgtttcaaaattcaagatgcaaattatagttcatttaatttccctctaattgacttatatataaatgcgtttcgagagaaagtaacaacatagccgccaacgaattggaaaagtaatggagtacatattaaaaatataccaatttgctaaaaaattgtaaaaactattaaatcgctataacttttgctCTTGtggaaaatttcaagttaagtcaaatgttttccagagttcattatataagtcatgaatgatcaaaatttcattgcaattggttcattaaatccggagatataatagctcaaagttggctatcgaataattttacctttttcaagaatctttataactttgtagaaaatggcccgatcttttccaaatttggaccactgatacacaactagttgatgaattaacagtaaaaattttagaatattcgatgcacttttcgaaaagttacagctagttgaatattttttgaaaagtgaaaatttttcctgtcccgatcattttgtctatcccctgtacgatcgacccctggggccctgttcgatttcatgctacggatggctttttctatctcctgcactgatggaacttcggtgttgacacgggtaatgtgtcgaacccttggcggaaaatgctgaggtgttgatggcgtggccgacacttgaaaaaggttttcaaagtgctggagccagcgtttcaactggtcagccctgccagtaactgtccagatgtgtctttcacgggcatcgtagcattcatcttagtcccactaagacgaCTTGAAACATCATAGAGGAGACAagtgtcgccggtgtttgcggctttctcgccttcgtcggctagtgagttttcccatgctcttttgtcccgtctacatgagcgtttcacttccttctccagagtcgaatagcgctgacgggctacggctttggctcctcgtgttttagctcgctctatcgcggctttggcgttccttcgctcctctatgttgctccaggtatcatctgtgatccactgctttctccgggtgcgtaccTCACACACATTATTcttgccggtggcgatgaaggcgttcttgatggcgcttcattgatcttctacgcttccacctgctggaatatccgcagcacgaatccgcagctcctcgacgaaggatcttttcaccgcagcgtcttccagtcggcatgCGTTGAATCGGcatccgattttctcctcctgtcatcgctggatcctggcaatgcgcagtcgtatctcgccgattaggagatgatggtcggacgcaatgccggcgctacgtttgttcctcACATCGAgatggctccgtctccattttcgggtGATCGATttcattttccgtgacgccatcacgggaaatccatgtcactttgtgcactggtcgatgaggaaagagcgatcccccaataaccacatcattgttgccacaaaactctgcaatcagctctccgttttcgttcatttctccgagaccatggcgtcccatgacgtgctatagtccgagttgtcggaaccaaccttcgcgttgaagtcgcccatgaggatcagcttacggaatcttgtccacgacagtacTGGTGAAAGATTTTAAATCTGCGGCGAAGGTATGGGAACGTTGAAAGAAGTATCACGGAAAGGCTACGGTGACGTCGCGAGTGTTACTTCTGAAGAAGTTAAGTAGTTTAAGCTACGAAGAATGGATTGAAAACGATGattaaattttcatccaacgtttcgCTTCGTATGGAAGCTTCTTCAGGGGCTCAATCATAGAAGATACGAAGAAGGTGCAAAAATGTAAGAGCACCTGTTCGCGATCGAAGAGTTGTTCGATGAGCTGTCGTGTGCGGGACAGAAGCTTGAGAGATGGTTGCAAGTGGCAATAGTATACCGGAGTCTGCCGGAATCTATAACAGACTGATGACGGCTTTGGAGAGCCGTCGGAATGCTGACCAGTCGTTCAGTCATTGGAGTTCGTGAAGCAGCGGCTGAAGGACGAATATCAACGACGGGTGGAAAAGCGTCAAGCGGTATCCGGAGAGCGCCACGACTGGGTGCTGAAAGTGCAAAGCAGGAGCAACGGAGGCAGGATACCGAGACAGTGTGTCTGCTACAACAGGCACGTGGACAGTGACCGAGAGTTCTtcgagaggatcgatgaagaagtCAAGGTCGAAATGAACTTGGCTCCGTGATCAGGTCCGCCGGTTTTGGAGAAGGCCTCCTGAAATGTGTCGAAGCTGGCATGGAAGGGACTGAAGGTGAACTTTGAGGAGTCCAGGTGCCAGGTAGTGAGTTCCAGCCAAATAtatgtcacgtctaatgggaccttaatggCACCTTAAGATTCTCACCTGGGAAAACCAATTGCTATATTCCTCAACATatttttccaggagaaatctttcgagaattccgACCTGGATTTTTCTAGGTCTTCCTCAAAAAGTTCCCCCAGGACTTTCCTTAATTAAACGATTCTCTTAAAAATGTTTGGGCAAAAATCCCTCTAGATGTATCTGAAGACGATTGCTACAGGATTTTCTCTAATTATTACTCCTTGACTGATACACATTTACTATACATTAGCGTggatcaaaaaatcgtttttgctccacaccgcttattggaTTCCCAACCGGGTTATaggccttctcccaaaatttgagcttatttggttgaaaattgagattgcacaagcccttcaaagtttgtatgggaattactagtttgatttcccttcaaaaattattttagaagattcctgcaaaatttcttcaactttatAACCCTTCAATGGATTTCCTCACtaatccctccatggattcctatagagAATCGGGGTGAGGTGGTGAATCAAACCGCTTTGACTTTTGCCATGAAAACCGCCAAAATCTGAACCGGTTTGTTCGATTTCGTGATGGAATAATACTCATCAAAAAGCTTCAGGGGACAGAATTTGCTTTGATTCAGTCACGAAAAAAATCGTTGAACTCAACAAAATCCAAAACTTGCCTACTCACTTCAATAACGCTGCCGAGTCCTTTTTCCATTAAGCAACCTCTCGTTGTACTCGTTGTCCAACGTGATCAATTTTCATTAACCTCAATAATACCACCAGCCAGCCGTACTTGCCATACACGAAAGTAGAGGTGGTAGGCACGAAAGAGGACTGGCTGTCCCGGCACATATAAAATCCTTTTTGTTCAATAAAGAACCGAAAAGCGCTACGCTACGCTTGCTGAACTCCTCAACCCAACCAAGTTCCTGTCTGTAGCATTAACATCCTTTTCCCTTTGAATGCGACTACATCGAGTGAGTTTGGAGAGCGCTGCTACCTACTTGAGTGCCACTCAACTGCCATCAACTGGCAAGCACTCGTGCACTCACTCACACAACTCAACAGCCTCTTCGTCCCATCGCATCGACGTTATCCGGTTTTCCACTTTATCCACTTCTTCATCAAATGCATCGCTTAGTGAAAGAGGCGGAGCCTCCACAGccaatcgctttcgctcttcgtactgGAACAAGCACTCTCTCCGACTCTCATTCACCCCGCGCTCAACGCGCAAGCAATGAAAAGCCTCTCGTTCTAATCAACTCCACACACTCCATTAAATCCGTATGCCCTTTCGCTTTGTTCTGGAACCGCCGCGATATGAAAGAATTTTGCAAACGCAATCACCATTAATAATAACCTCGATGTCATTTATCAATTTCCGCCTCCGGCCGCCGAGGCACCGGACCGGGTAAAGATAAAAGCAAAGGCACTCAATTGTCCGTGACAATAAATTATCTCTTGCCTGCCGAAGAAGAGCGTCCATTTCCGGTTCTTCCGGTCGAACAGATGCGCAAGGGAACAACGAAACGAAAGACGGGCACCCCCTGCTGTGTGGGATTCCTGTGGTTATGTCCCAGGTGAGGTGGAATACtaatgaggatttttttttcttgctctcTTCTTTCGATCTTTGCAGCATCTCACGCCGCGCAGCATGGTCACCAGCTTCAGCAGCAACAACTACAACAGCACCAACAGCAGCAACATCAGCATCGATTGGCACAGCAGGTCAGTCCGGATAGCACGGGATCGCCCGTGCATTCGGAGCAGTCGTATCACGGTGGATTCAGCGGTGGAAGTGCGTCCACCGGGGTTAATGGGCAATGTGTGAGGACACCCAGTCCGACGGACAGCGAACGGCAGCACTTGAACGTGGCGGATGGCAACACTGAACACTCGGACGACGTGGACATCGAAGAAGGCTGCGACGATGAGATCGACATGCTGGAGGATACAGAGGACAGTCCGGCGGAGCGGTTGACCAACGGCATCGGAGGTCACAAGAAGCGAAAACGGCGGGTTCTGTTTTCGAAGCACCAGACGTTTGAGCTGGAACGGCGGTTCCGCCAGCAGCGATACCTGTCCGCTCCGGAGCGGGAGCACTTGGCTTCGGTGATCCGGCTGACTCCGACGCAGGTCAAGATCTGGTTCCAGAACCATCGGTACAAGACCAAACGGGCTGCCCACGAGAAGGGTTCCATGGATCCGGGAGCGCATCAGGGCGGAGGTTTGCCGTCGCCCCGTCGGGTAGCGGTTCCGGTGTTGGTTCGGGATGGGAAACCGTGTCTGGGTGGAGGGAAGCCACACGACATGCTGGCAGCTGTTCAGTCGGCTCATCTACAGCTGCCGCCGGGCTTCCAGCATGCCAGTCTGCTGCATCATGCCGCCGCCAGGTGGTGGCCCTAGTCGCGTCTCCCGCAGTGGACGCCGATGATTGTAAATAGTTCGTATAACTTTGTGTAGTTCAATTCGTAAATATCGTCGTAAGCCCCACAGCAGCTGCATCTTTCAATGTTGTAAATGTAAAGAAAATAAATCAAAATCACAGATTTTAGCTAAACAAACAAAACTATACAGGAGGCAGTTTTCCTTTAGGTTAGAAGCGCGCGCAAGAGTCTATTTAATTATATTTAGTTAATTTATAAGCATCATCATTAGAACTTCGGTAGATCGATCAAAATAAGCAGTCATCCTGTTGAAAAACGCGCTATGTGACATCCAAGCAAGCTCAGATCACAGAAACATACTGCTTTTCCACGGAATACAGGACCCAGagtgcacagtgggatcattctgaaaaaagacgatcaaaacctctaagagccgttagatgacattttagcatatagatgtctttggaagatatgttcagaaaaatcttctctacttTTATGCAtgttcactgtatggtaaaactgtagggtgaactcgagcaaaaaaatattttttcaaaataattttttagagggtagatgtcttcagcaaagttgtagaaaaagtaatttcaagtaactttgctgaagacaccatatagtttggacttcattttttgggagaaaatatgaaagtttaaaaaacaacctcaaaatcagttttttgaacttttccatgattatagcgTAAAATTTAatcgtgatatgttctacaagtttgtaggtactactggaatacactatcttgccgaagacaccaactctgtaaaattgaaaattgctccagtaaaccaattttttttgaaaatttttcactattttcactattgaatattttttgaataggcactttttggcagccgtgctatcaaaattccaATGCtgtattatgtccagaatagaccaaaagtgacttaacaatcgggtctgataaggcactttgatttctgatgctattttaatagtcatttttcaaagaaaatattcacaaatttcatacaaatcaattaatacaaactgaaaactcacgaaaacttttcgataaTAATATTTGTTATTCAAAATagcattcttgttgaaatagtcaacatttctaacactgtggttgactttacattgaatacccgacaaaaaatatcgttttttaaatttttagatgagttaaaaactcactattgaatattttttgagtagccactttttggcagccgtgctgtcaaaatttctatggtttattatgtccagaatagaccaaaattgacttaacaatcgggtctgataaggcactttaatatctgaagctattttagta contains:
- the LOC109622241 gene encoding homeobox protein vnd; translated protein: MSPAVATAASTPTAAAAAAGVLNWGPLLFPTAWNPALLPAFYPAALRSLPGFLDNIKLPQSQRTTTHTHGSGFHISDILGHKDNRPKLSTASDHDENTNDEIHRHHHNLSSRATTDTDSNHGNVTPGNSDDESSSHSQLTAATNGGRRHQGRSGPTRAATGGGDQQLSSPEMLLDGKASLRSALAEDLHARFTTLPAYHPHHPHHPLFPAAARPWLYETCNTLNASHAAQHGHQLQQQQLQQHQQQQHQHRLAQQVSPDSTGSPVHSEQSYHGGFSGGSASTGVNGQCVRTPSPTDSERQHLNVADGNTEHSDDVDIEEGCDDEIDMLEDTEDSPAERLTNGIGGHKKRKRRVLFSKHQTFELERRFRQQRYLSAPEREHLASVIRLTPTQVKIWFQNHRYKTKRAAHEKGSMDPGAHQGGGLPSPRRVAVPVLVRDGKPCLGGGKPHDMLAAVQSAHLQLPPGFQHASLLHHAAARWWP